The following are encoded in a window of Alphaproteobacteria bacterium genomic DNA:
- a CDS encoding DUF3095 family protein: protein MSLPAIRDFAREGYDPARYQALGPDWFLAVADVEASTKLAGAGRDRDVNFVAGAAVAVLSTVATRPPDMTACQFGGDGAIAAVSPGCEAATRTALAALAHWAAAEIDIPLRVGLVPVKALIDAGHDARAALQDFGGGNVFGQFLGSGIAAADAWVKADGKWRIAPAPGELPGIEGLSCRWQPVPSRRGHVLCVIVDPAPGAAGEAALARLLADFERIVPGATAAPLGDGGDLEPKGIPAWRALRNEMRAQKPGARLKRLAAAVGGMMILKTVHALGGKWGRIDTKNYTRGLAERSDHRKLAGGPRFVLDVTDAEEAAIQAALAREENAGAIAFGTARADSTTITCLVGDFMADRHVHFVDGDGLGFWRAASALKAKRAA from the coding sequence ATGAGCCTGCCCGCGATCCGCGATTTCGCGCGCGAAGGCTACGACCCCGCGCGTTATCAGGCGCTGGGGCCCGATTGGTTCCTCGCCGTCGCGGATGTGGAGGCGAGCACTAAGCTCGCAGGTGCCGGCCGCGACCGCGACGTGAATTTCGTCGCCGGGGCGGCGGTCGCCGTGCTGTCCACCGTCGCGACCCGGCCGCCCGACATGACCGCCTGCCAATTCGGCGGCGACGGCGCCATCGCCGCCGTATCGCCGGGCTGCGAAGCCGCGACGCGCACCGCATTGGCGGCGCTGGCGCATTGGGCGGCGGCGGAGATCGACATTCCGCTGCGCGTCGGCCTCGTGCCCGTCAAGGCATTGATCGACGCGGGCCACGACGCGCGCGCGGCGTTGCAGGATTTCGGCGGCGGCAATGTGTTCGGGCAGTTCCTCGGCTCGGGCATCGCGGCGGCCGACGCTTGGGTCAAAGCCGACGGCAAATGGCGCATCGCCCCGGCACCGGGCGAGTTGCCGGGCATCGAGGGCTTGTCCTGCCGCTGGCAGCCGGTCCCTTCACGGCGCGGCCATGTGCTGTGCGTGATCGTCGATCCCGCCCCCGGTGCGGCGGGCGAAGCGGCCCTGGCGCGCTTGCTGGCCGATTTCGAGCGCATCGTGCCGGGCGCGACCGCAGCACCACTGGGCGATGGCGGCGATCTCGAACCCAAAGGGATCCCCGCTTGGCGCGCCTTGCGCAACGAGATGCGCGCGCAGAAACCGGGCGCAAGGCTCAAGCGCTTGGCGGCGGCGGTCGGCGGCATGATGATCCTGAAGACCGTCCACGCGCTGGGCGGCAAATGGGGCCGCATCGACACGAAAAACTACACGCGCGGCCTCGCCGAGCGTTCGGACCACCGCAAACTCGCCGGCGGCCCGCGCTTCGTGCTCGATGTGACAGATGCGGAAGAGGCCGCGATCCAGGCCGCCCTGGCGCGCGAGGAGAACGCGGGCGCCATCGCGTTCGGCACGGCGCGCGCCGACAGCACGACGATTACCTGCCTGGTCGGCGATTTCATGGCCGACCGGCATGTCCATTTCGTCGATGGGGACGGTTTGGGATTCTGGCGGGCGGCCAGCGCGTTGAAGGCCAAACGCGCGGCGTGA
- a CDS encoding N-acetyltransferase, which produces MPDGALTLKIDAVESLAAITPAEWDACAGTDNPFLGHAFLSALEDSGSVGPRTGWAAHHLVARDDAGTLVGAVPLYAKSHSQGEYVFDHSWAQAYQNAGGRYYPKLQACVPFTPVPGARLLARPGESRDAVREGLAQTLAGLPRSSGVSSLHVTFCDQSDAELLAENGFALRRGVQFHWENRGYGSFDDFLGALSHSRRKAIKRERRDIAATGIEFVGLTGGDLLREHWSAFFAFYISTSDRKWGNPYLTRRFFDLLHDRLADKVLLILGRKDGEWVCGALNLIGADTLYGRNWGASVDLPFLHFEACYYQALDFAIARGLKRVEAGAQGEHKLQRGYMPVSTWSAHALRDPGFEKAVRDFCRAEDDAMRAHIDELAAEGPYK; this is translated from the coding sequence ATGCCCGATGGCGCGCTGACGCTGAAGATCGACGCGGTCGAAAGCCTGGCCGCGATCACCCCCGCCGAATGGGATGCGTGCGCGGGTACGGATAATCCGTTCCTCGGTCACGCCTTCCTGTCGGCGCTGGAGGATTCGGGCAGTGTGGGCCCGCGCACCGGCTGGGCGGCGCATCACCTGGTCGCGCGCGACGACGCGGGCACACTTGTCGGCGCCGTGCCGCTCTACGCCAAAAGCCATAGCCAGGGTGAATACGTCTTCGACCATAGCTGGGCGCAGGCCTATCAGAACGCGGGCGGGCGCTATTACCCGAAGCTGCAAGCTTGCGTGCCGTTCACGCCCGTTCCCGGCGCAAGGCTGCTCGCGCGCCCCGGCGAAAGCCGCGACGCGGTGCGCGAAGGCCTCGCACAAACCCTGGCCGGTTTGCCGCGCTCAAGCGGCGTGTCGTCGCTGCATGTCACCTTCTGCGACCAAAGCGACGCCGAATTGTTGGCGGAGAACGGCTTCGCGTTGCGAAGAGGCGTGCAATTCCATTGGGAAAATCGCGGCTATGGCAGCTTCGACGATTTTCTGGGGGCGCTATCCCATTCGCGGCGCAAGGCGATCAAGCGCGAGCGGCGCGACATCGCCGCGACCGGCATCGAATTCGTGGGCCTGACCGGCGGCGATTTGCTGCGCGAGCATTGGAGCGCGTTCTTCGCGTTCTATATCTCGACGTCCGACCGCAAATGGGGCAATCCCTATCTCACGCGACGCTTCTTCGATCTGCTGCATGATCGCCTAGCCGACAAGGTGCTGCTGATCCTGGGCCGCAAAGACGGCGAGTGGGTGTGCGGCGCCTTGAACCTCATCGGCGCCGATACGCTCTATGGCCGCAATTGGGGCGCTTCGGTCGATCTGCCGTTCCTGCATTTCGAGGCGTGCTACTACCAAGCGCTCGACTTTGCGATTGCGCGCGGATTAAAGCGCGTCGAGGCGGGTGCGCAAGGCGAACACAAGCTGCAACGCGGCTATATGCCCGTGTCGACCTGGAGTGCGCATGCGCTGCGCGATCCGGGCTTCGAGAAAGCCGTGCGCGATTTCTGCCGCGCCGAGGACGACGCGATGCGCGCGCATATCGACGAACTCGCCGCCGAAGGGCCCTACAAATGA
- a CDS encoding OpgC domain-containing protein, giving the protein MSASAKGRDQRLDFFRGLGLLFIFINHIPDNAFSFLTLANFLFCDAAEIFVFLSGYAAALVFGRRARADGTAYAMANVMARVWTLYVAHIFLFVIYTAQVAWTAQNFDNPLFIEEMQIAAFLDRPHVAIVQALLLAHQPLFMNILPLYIALLLGFALLLPLIPRYGRYLLVLSAAVYIGVPIFDWNLPGYPEGGWFFNPFAWQFLFALGIFCGWRSGVDGEPVGVPYWVFWAAAIFLAATIPVRTWITIGYYFDTVPIAFAEAIYKFADKTNEGPLRLLSILALCAVVVWRVPRDAAWLNLRWARAITRCGTNSLAIFCLGIFLSVLGHAALVEYGASVANQAVVTAAGCFILLSLAKLFSWYKAQGKPRKGEG; this is encoded by the coding sequence ATGAGCGCGTCCGCCAAAGGCCGCGACCAGCGGCTCGATTTCTTCCGCGGCCTCGGGCTGCTGTTCATCTTCATCAACCATATTCCCGACAACGCGTTCTCGTTCCTGACGCTCGCGAATTTCCTGTTCTGCGACGCGGCCGAGATCTTCGTTTTCCTGTCGGGCTACGCCGCCGCGTTGGTGTTCGGACGGCGCGCGCGCGCCGACGGCACGGCCTATGCGATGGCCAACGTGATGGCGCGCGTCTGGACGCTCTATGTCGCGCATATCTTTTTGTTCGTGATCTACACGGCCCAGGTCGCGTGGACGGCGCAGAATTTCGACAACCCGCTGTTCATCGAGGAAATGCAGATCGCCGCGTTCCTCGACCGGCCGCATGTCGCGATCGTGCAGGCGCTGCTGCTGGCGCATCAGCCGCTGTTCATGAACATCCTGCCGCTTTATATCGCGCTGCTGCTGGGCTTCGCGCTGCTGCTGCCGCTGATCCCGCGCTACGGCCGCTATCTGCTGGTGCTGTCGGCGGCGGTCTATATCGGCGTGCCGATCTTCGATTGGAATCTGCCCGGCTATCCCGAAGGCGGTTGGTTCTTCAATCCCTTCGCATGGCAGTTCCTGTTCGCACTGGGGATTTTCTGCGGCTGGCGTTCGGGCGTGGACGGCGAGCCGGTCGGCGTGCCGTATTGGGTTTTCTGGGCGGCGGCGATTTTCCTGGCCGCGACCATCCCGGTCCGCACATGGATCACGATCGGCTATTATTTCGATACCGTGCCGATCGCCTTCGCCGAAGCGATCTACAAATTCGCCGACAAGACCAACGAAGGCCCGCTGCGGTTGCTCAGCATTCTCGCGTTGTGCGCCGTCGTGGTGTGGCGTGTGCCCCGCGATGCGGCCTGGCTCAATCTGCGCTGGGCCAGGGCCATCACGCGCTGCGGCACGAACTCACTCGCCATATTCTGTCTGGGGATTTTCCTCTCGGTCCTGGGCCATGCGGCCTTGGTCGAATACGGCGCGTCGGTCGCCAATCAAGCGGTGGTGACGGCGGCGGGATGCTTCATTCTGCTGTCCCTCGCCAAGCTGTTTTCTTGGTATAAGGCGCAAGGCAAGCCGCGCAAAGGTGAGGGCTGA
- the mlaD gene encoding outer membrane lipid asymmetry maintenance protein MlaD encodes MGKNLVETLMGALVLVVAGMFVVFAYSTADIRPVRGYQVTAKFQSIDGVRIGTDVKLAGIKIGSVLAQSLDPETYEAVLTLSIDAHVKLPRDTSAQITSEGLLGGTYLALSPGSDDKMLAAGGTIQFTQSPVNLVQLLGRFIFNSAESATQQPAKPN; translated from the coding sequence ATGGGCAAGAATCTGGTCGAAACGCTGATGGGCGCGCTTGTGCTGGTCGTGGCCGGCATGTTCGTCGTGTTCGCCTATTCGACGGCCGATATCCGCCCCGTGCGCGGCTATCAGGTGACCGCGAAATTCCAGAGCATCGACGGCGTGCGCATCGGCACCGACGTGAAGCTCGCGGGCATCAAGATCGGTTCGGTCCTCGCGCAATCGCTCGATCCCGAGACCTACGAAGCGGTGCTGACGCTGTCGATCGACGCGCATGTGAAGTTGCCGCGCGATACGTCGGCCCAGATCACCAGCGAAGGCTTGCTGGGCGGTACCTATCTCGCGCTGTCGCCGGGCTCGGACGACAAGATGCTGGCCGCGGGCGGCACGATCCAGTTCACCCAATCGCCGGTCAATCTCGTGCAGCTGCTCGGCCGCTTCATCTTCAATTCGGCCGAAAGCGCCACCCAGCAACCGGCCAAGCCGAACTGA
- a CDS encoding sel1 repeat family protein, protein MRSKLFRIGVAAGMALALGACVANPGDGSRPQTASEQPGLRSTPEGLALVRLAMMHRRGDGVAQDLGEMRKLLVQAMGKGEPVAYVEMGLLAANGDAGVPKDEVSAVKMFERAWSARLPSAAFFLAQAHYNGRGVTRDLASAREWSLRGAELGDSRAQFMYGVMNDIGEGGPQDAKIAVDWYRRSAAQNNAAAMNNLASLFAAGRGIDRNDPAAFALYERAAALNNASALNNMGRWYRDGRLVARDDGRAVDFFRRAVRLGDRGAMNNLAGMYETGRGVARDPAEAAKLYRRAAGLDPERGS, encoded by the coding sequence ATGCGCTCGAAACTTTTCCGCATTGGCGTCGCGGCCGGGATGGCGTTGGCCTTGGGGGCTTGCGTCGCCAATCCCGGCGATGGCTCTCGTCCGCAAACCGCCTCCGAGCAACCGGGGCTGCGCTCGACGCCCGAAGGCTTGGCGCTGGTACGCCTCGCCATGATGCATCGGCGCGGCGACGGCGTGGCGCAGGATCTGGGCGAAATGCGCAAGCTGCTCGTCCAAGCGATGGGCAAGGGCGAGCCGGTCGCCTATGTCGAGATGGGCTTGCTCGCCGCCAATGGCGACGCAGGCGTGCCGAAGGACGAAGTCTCGGCCGTCAAAATGTTCGAGCGCGCATGGTCCGCGCGCCTGCCCTCGGCCGCGTTTTTTCTCGCGCAAGCGCATTACAACGGGCGCGGCGTGACGCGCGACCTCGCCTCGGCGCGCGAGTGGAGTTTGCGCGGCGCCGAACTGGGCGATTCGCGCGCGCAATTCATGTACGGCGTGATGAACGATATCGGCGAGGGCGGCCCGCAAGACGCCAAGATCGCCGTCGATTGGTATCGCCGCTCGGCGGCGCAGAACAACGCCGCCGCGATGAACAATCTCGCCTCGCTGTTCGCCGCCGGACGCGGCATCGATCGCAACGATCCCGCCGCTTTCGCGCTGTATGAACGCGCGGCGGCGCTCAATAACGCCTCCGCGCTCAACAATATGGGCCGCTGGTATCGCGACGGACGATTGGTCGCGCGCGACGACGGGCGCGCGGTCGATTTTTTCCGCCGTGCGGTGCGTCTGGGCGATCGCGGGGCGATGAACAACCTCGCCGGCATGTACGAAACCGGGCGCGGCGTGGCGCGCGATCCCGCCGAGGCGGCGAAGCTTTATCGGCGCGCCGCCGGGCTCGATCCGGAGCGGGGCTCCTGA
- a CDS encoding RidA family protein produces the protein MTGTIDARLKQLGIELPPGSAPAANYVPYVVTGKLVFIAGQISQKDGKPEFLGKLGREFGVAEGQQAARLCALSILSHLKTAAGGDLDKVARCVRLGGFVNATPEFTDHPAVINGASDMIVEVFGDKGKHARAAVGTSSLPRGVAVEIDAIFELA, from the coding sequence ATGACCGGCACGATCGACGCCCGCTTGAAGCAACTCGGCATCGAATTGCCCCCCGGCTCCGCCCCGGCCGCGAATTACGTGCCCTATGTCGTCACCGGCAAGCTCGTGTTCATCGCCGGCCAGATTTCCCAGAAAGACGGCAAACCGGAATTTTTAGGCAAGCTCGGCCGCGAATTCGGCGTGGCGGAAGGCCAGCAGGCCGCGCGCCTGTGCGCGCTCAGCATCCTGTCGCATCTCAAGACCGCCGCCGGCGGCGATCTCGACAAGGTCGCGCGCTGCGTGCGCCTGGGCGGCTTCGTCAACGCCACACCCGAATTCACCGACCACCCCGCCGTCATCAACGGGGCGTCGGACATGATCGTCGAAGTTTTCGGCGACAAGGGCAAGCATGCGCGCGCCGCCGTCGGCACGTCGTCGCTGCCGCGCGGCGTGGCGGTCGAGATCGACGCGATCTTCGAACTCGCATGA
- a CDS encoding DUF2155 domain-containing protein, whose amino-acid sequence MRVLFPLAAILCVLAAPAGAQTAPAASWRTLETAQLQTLDKVTGRVRTLEAPVEREVMLGTLSVVVRACRKRPPEEPPESAAYLDVVERKSGEQAQSVFRGWMFASAPAVSAMDHPVYDIWVVGCR is encoded by the coding sequence ATGCGCGTTCTTTTCCCCCTTGCCGCGATCCTGTGCGTGCTTGCCGCCCCGGCCGGGGCGCAAACGGCGCCGGCTGCGTCGTGGCGCACGCTGGAAACGGCGCAGCTCCAGACGCTGGATAAGGTCACGGGCCGCGTGCGCACGCTCGAAGCGCCGGTGGAACGCGAAGTGATGCTCGGCACGTTGTCGGTCGTCGTGCGCGCCTGCCGCAAGCGCCCGCCGGAGGAGCCGCCCGAGAGTGCGGCCTATCTCGACGTGGTCGAGCGCAAATCGGGCGAGCAGGCGCAAAGCGTGTTCCGGGGCTGGATGTTCGCTTCCGCCCCCGCCGTGTCGGCGATGGATCACCCGGTCTACGATATCTGGGTCGTCGGCTGCCGTTAG
- a CDS encoding NADH:ubiquinone oxidoreductase subunit NDUFA12 — MTIGTLIYTWLRGEEMGRDEFGNRYFRDKTGLKRARREKRWVVYEGEAEASKVPPDWHAWLHHLMAEPPPASGLPTRKPWQAPHQPNLTGSPQAYRPPGHDFQGGQRAKATGDYEPWTPN; from the coding sequence ATGACCATCGGGACGTTGATCTATACGTGGCTGCGCGGCGAAGAAATGGGCCGCGACGAATTCGGCAATCGCTATTTCCGCGACAAGACCGGCTTGAAACGCGCGCGGCGCGAAAAGCGCTGGGTCGTGTACGAGGGCGAGGCCGAAGCGTCGAAAGTGCCGCCCGATTGGCATGCCTGGCTGCATCATCTGATGGCCGAGCCGCCGCCCGCGTCGGGCCTGCCCACGCGCAAGCCCTGGCAGGCGCCGCACCAGCCCAATCTGACGGGCTCGCCCCAGGCCTATCGTCCGCCGGGACATGATTTCCAGGGCGGCCAGCGCGCGAAGGCGACGGGCGATTACGAACCCTGGACGCCGAACTGA
- a CDS encoding vitamin B12-dependent ribonucleotide reductase — MRIERRFTTDGADAYASIAFTTTNSEIKNPDGSVVFQAKDIDVPAGWSQVACDVLAQKYFRKRGLPAALKAVEENDVPSWLWRKKADEAALAKLPENARNVGENSAKQVFDRLAGTWTYWGWKGGYFDSEADARAYFDEMRYMLAAQIAAPNSPQWFNTGLHWAYGIDGPGQGHFYVDFRTGKLTASTSAYEHPQPHACFIQSVEDDLVNEGGIMDLWVREARLFKYGSGTGSNFSRLRGESEKLSGGGKSSGLMSFLKIGDRAAGAIKSGGTTRRAAKMVTVDIDHPDIENYIDWKVVEEQKVAALVAGSRLAAKHLNEIMAACDKSAGDAGYDPKKNTALRGAIKAARKVLIPENYIQRVIQFAKQGFEKIDFKSYDTDWDSEAYLTVSGQNSNNSVRVTNAFLQAVLDNGKWELIRRTDGKIHKSVDAKALWDKIGEAAWASADPGLQYDTTINEWHTCPESGRINASNPCSEYMFLDDTACNLASVNLLALRREDGSFDAPAFEHACRLWTVTLEISVLMAQFPSKRIAELSYEYRTLGLGFANIGGLLMAMGLGYDSDEGRAIAGAITAIMTGVSYATSAEMAAELGAFPGYEPNREHMLRVIRNHRRAAYGEASGYEGLTILPVPLPAKHCPDPRLIDAARKAWDDALELGVAHGYRNAQATVIAPTGTIGLVMDCDTTGIEPDFALVKFKKLAGGGYFKIINRVVPVGLATLGYSQSQIDDIIAYAVGHGTLKGSNAVSHGALKAKGFGQAQIDTLEGALKSAFDIKFAFNKWTLGEEFCLNTLKLTKEQLDDPAFDMLAALGFSKAEIEAANTWCSGSMTLEGAPHLKEEHLSVFDCANPCGRNGKRYLSVDSHIHMMAAAQPFISGAISKTINMPNQATVEDCKDAYLLSWRLCLKANALYRDGSKLSQPLAAIVGDDIDLHEEVEAITTAPQIVKVEKIVERIVERVAATARARLPNRRKGYTQKAVIGGHKVYLRTGEYEDGKVGELFIDMHKEGAAFRSLMNNFAIAVSIGLQYGVPLEEYVEAFTFTRFEPNGIVQGNDAIKNATSILDYIFRELAVSYLGRDDLAHVVQDDLEPDAMGKGEKDSTLPGAGSAAAAAALDAVKKVASTGFVRQRFKVLPGGAPASSAVALAGDVDLLEPEVEDEATVGLAEPAEAPAQAEGDKQPIGFAIEAVAAAIGTAMEAAPAKGASKMDKIREARMKGYTGDPCETCGSMAMVRNGTCTKCIDCGSTSGCS; from the coding sequence ATGCGGATCGAGCGGCGCTTTACGACGGACGGGGCCGATGCTTACGCGAGCATCGCGTTTACGACCACGAACAGCGAAATCAAGAACCCCGACGGCTCGGTCGTCTTCCAGGCGAAGGACATCGACGTCCCCGCCGGCTGGTCGCAGGTCGCGTGCGACGTGCTGGCGCAAAAGTATTTCCGCAAGCGCGGCTTGCCCGCCGCGTTGAAGGCCGTCGAAGAAAACGACGTGCCGTCGTGGCTGTGGCGCAAGAAGGCCGACGAAGCCGCACTGGCCAAGCTGCCGGAGAACGCGCGCAATGTCGGCGAAAATTCCGCCAAACAGGTCTTCGATCGCCTCGCCGGTACGTGGACGTACTGGGGCTGGAAGGGCGGCTATTTCGATTCCGAAGCCGACGCCCGCGCCTATTTCGACGAGATGCGCTACATGCTGGCCGCGCAGATCGCGGCGCCGAACTCGCCGCAATGGTTCAACACCGGCCTGCACTGGGCCTATGGCATCGACGGCCCCGGCCAGGGCCATTTCTACGTCGATTTCCGCACCGGCAAGCTGACGGCGTCGACCTCGGCCTACGAGCATCCGCAGCCGCATGCCTGCTTCATCCAATCCGTCGAAGACGACCTCGTCAACGAGGGCGGCATCATGGATTTGTGGGTACGCGAAGCGCGCCTGTTCAAATACGGCTCGGGCACGGGCTCGAACTTCTCGCGCTTGCGCGGCGAGAGCGAGAAGCTGTCGGGCGGCGGCAAGTCGTCGGGCCTGATGAGCTTCCTGAAGATCGGCGATCGCGCCGCGGGCGCCATCAAGTCGGGCGGCACGACGCGCCGCGCGGCCAAGATGGTGACGGTCGATATCGACCATCCGGATATCGAGAACTACATCGACTGGAAGGTCGTCGAGGAACAGAAGGTCGCGGCCCTCGTCGCGGGCTCGCGCCTCGCCGCCAAGCATCTCAACGAGATCATGGCCGCGTGCGACAAATCGGCGGGCGACGCCGGTTACGATCCGAAGAAGAACACCGCGCTGCGCGGCGCCATCAAGGCCGCGCGCAAGGTACTGATCCCCGAGAACTATATCCAGCGCGTCATCCAGTTCGCCAAGCAAGGCTTCGAAAAGATCGACTTCAAATCCTACGACACGGATTGGGATTCGGAAGCCTATCTGACCGTTTCGGGCCAGAACTCGAACAACTCGGTGCGCGTGACCAACGCGTTCCTCCAAGCCGTGCTCGACAACGGCAAGTGGGAACTGATCCGCCGCACCGACGGCAAGATCCATAAATCGGTCGACGCCAAGGCGCTGTGGGACAAGATCGGCGAAGCCGCCTGGGCCTCGGCCGATCCGGGCCTGCAATACGACACGACGATCAACGAGTGGCACACCTGCCCGGAATCGGGGCGCATCAACGCCTCGAACCCGTGCTCGGAATACATGTTCCTCGACGACACGGCGTGCAACCTCGCCTCGGTCAATCTGCTGGCGCTGCGCCGCGAAGACGGCTCGTTCGACGCGCCCGCTTTCGAGCATGCTTGCCGCCTGTGGACGGTGACCCTCGAAATCTCGGTGCTGATGGCGCAGTTCCCGTCCAAGCGCATCGCGGAACTCTCCTACGAGTACCGCACGCTGGGTCTGGGCTTCGCCAATATCGGCGGTCTGCTGATGGCGATGGGCCTCGGCTATGACAGCGACGAAGGCCGCGCGATCGCGGGCGCCATCACGGCGATCATGACGGGTGTCAGCTACGCCACGTCCGCCGAAATGGCCGCCGAGCTCGGCGCCTTCCCCGGCTACGAGCCCAACCGCGAGCACATGCTGCGCGTCATCCGCAACCATCGCCGCGCGGCCTATGGCGAGGCGTCGGGCTATGAAGGCCTGACGATCCTGCCCGTGCCGCTGCCCGCGAAGCATTGCCCCGATCCGCGCCTGATCGACGCCGCGCGCAAGGCGTGGGACGACGCGCTGGAACTGGGTGTCGCCCACGGCTATCGCAACGCCCAAGCCACGGTCATCGCGCCCACCGGCACGATCGGCCTGGTCATGGATTGCGACACGACCGGCATCGAACCGGACTTCGCGCTGGTGAAGTTCAAGAAGCTGGCCGGCGGCGGCTACTTCAAGATCATCAACCGCGTCGTGCCCGTCGGCCTCGCGACGCTGGGCTACAGCCAGTCGCAGATCGACGACATCATCGCCTACGCGGTGGGTCACGGCACGCTGAAGGGCTCCAACGCCGTCAGCCATGGCGCCTTGAAGGCCAAGGGCTTCGGCCAAGCGCAGATCGACACGTTGGAAGGCGCCTTGAAGTCGGCGTTCGACATCAAGTTCGCCTTCAACAAGTGGACGCTGGGCGAGGAGTTCTGCCTCAACACGCTGAAGCTGACCAAGGAACAGCTCGACGATCCGGCGTTCGACATGCTGGCCGCGTTGGGCTTCTCGAAGGCCGAGATCGAAGCCGCAAACACCTGGTGCTCGGGCTCGATGACGCTGGAAGGCGCCCCGCACCTCAAGGAAGAGCATCTTTCGGTGTTCGACTGCGCCAATCCGTGCGGGCGCAACGGCAAGCGCTATTTGTCGGTCGATAGCCACATCCACATGATGGCGGCGGCACAGCCGTTCATCTCGGGGGCGATCTCCAAGACCATCAACATGCCCAACCAGGCGACGGTCGAGGATTGCAAGGACGCCTATCTGCTGTCGTGGCGCCTGTGCTTGAAGGCCAACGCGCTCTATCGCGACGGCTCGAAGCTGTCGCAGCCGCTCGCCGCGATCGTCGGCGACGACATCGACCTGCACGAGGAAGTCGAGGCGATCACCACCGCCCCGCAAATCGTGAAGGTCGAGAAGATCGTCGAGCGCATCGTGGAACGCGTGGCAGCCACCGCCCGCGCGCGCCTGCCCAACCGCCGCAAGGGTTACACCCAGAAGGCGGTGATCGGCGGCCACAAGGTGTATCTGCGCACCGGCGAATACGAAGACGGCAAGGTCGGCGAGCTGTTCATCGACATGCACAAGGAAGGTGCCGCCTTCCGCAGCTTGATGAACAATTTCGCCATCGCCGTGTCGATCGGCCTGCAATACGGCGTGCCGCTCGAGGAATACGTCGAAGCGTTCACCTTCACGCGTTTCGAGCCCAACGGCATCGTCCAGGGCAACGACGCGATCAAGAACGCGACGTCGATCCTCGACTACATCTTCCGCGAACTCGCCGTGTCGTATCTCGGCCGCGACGACCTCGCCCATGTGGTGCAGGACGATCTCGAACCCGACGCGATGGGCAAGGGCGAGAAGGATTCGACCCTGCCGGGTGCGGGTTCGGCCGCCGCGGCCGCCGCGCTCGACGCGGTCAAGAAGGTCGCGTCGACCGGCTTCGTGCGTCAGCGCTTCAAGGTGCTGCCGGGCGGCGCGCCGGCCTCGTCGGCCGTGGCGCTGGCGGGCGATGTCGATCTGCTCGAACCGGAAGTCGAAGACGAAGCGACGGTCGGTCTCGCCGAACCGGCGGAAGCCCCGGCACAAGCCGAAGGCGACAAGCAGCCTATCGGCTTCGCGATCGAAGCGGTCGCCGCGGCGATCGGCACGGCGATGGAAGCCGCCCCGGCCAAGGGCGCTTCGAAGATGGACAAGATCCGCGAAGCGCGCATGAAGGGCTACACGGGCGATCCGTGCGAGACCTGCGGCTCGATGGCGATGGTGCGCAACGGGACCTGCACCAAGTGCATCGATTGCGGCTCGACCAGCGGCTGCTCGTAA
- a CDS encoding leucyl/phenylalanyl-tRNA--protein transferase yields the protein MESLTYRHLLWAYANGVFPMAQTADDPEIGWYDPDPRGVLPLDGVHIPRSLAKRLRKAPFEFRLDTAFAAVMEGCAARPSTWINNTIRDLYRELHEAGYAHSVEAWADGELAGGLYGVRLGSAFFGESMFARKDDASKAALVHLVARLRAGGFVLLDTQMTTEHMARFGTVEISRAEYRRRLARALKGEAPFAEIPQTRIDAEFSKLIGRA from the coding sequence ATGGAGAGTCTGACTTACCGCCATCTGCTGTGGGCCTACGCCAACGGGGTTTTCCCGATGGCGCAGACGGCCGACGACCCGGAAATCGGCTGGTACGATCCCGATCCGCGCGGCGTGCTGCCGCTCGATGGCGTGCATATCCCCCGCTCGCTCGCCAAGCGCCTGCGCAAAGCCCCGTTCGAATTCCGCCTCGACACGGCGTTCGCGGCGGTGATGGAGGGTTGCGCGGCGCGGCCGTCGACCTGGATCAACAATACGATCCGCGATCTCTATCGCGAACTTCACGAAGCCGGCTACGCGCATTCGGTGGAGGCCTGGGCCGACGGCGAACTCGCCGGCGGACTCTATGGCGTGCGATTGGGGTCGGCGTTTTTCGGCGAAAGCATGTTCGCGCGCAAAGACGACGCGTCGAAAGCCGCCCTCGTCCATCTTGTGGCGCGGTTGCGCGCGGGCGGCTTCGTGCTGCTCGACACGCAAATGACGACCGAGCACATGGCGCGTTTCGGCACGGTCGAGATTTCGCGCGCCGAATATCGCCGGCGCTTGGCGCGCGCCTTGAAAGGCGAAGCGCCGTTCGCGGAAATTCCGCAAACGCGCATCGACGCCGAGTTTTCCAAACTGATCGGCCGCGCCTAA